AAGTGGCGCATAACCCCCCAgggctatatacagtaataaccccccggcgttgtatatattaataacccccagcgctgtatacagtaatatacccccctccaatactgtatacagtaatagaccCCTTAGTGTGCTGTGTACGGTAATAATCCCCAATGCTggatacggtaatataacccccagcgctgtatacagtaataaccccagttataaaacaatattaataccaaTACGCTACCCTCTTCCGCTGTTGGGGGAGTATAAACATTGTGTTAATGGCAATCTCCATACACACAAAGAAAAGAGCTACAGGCCGGTGACAAAACTTTGCTACAATATGGATTTCCAATTGCCCAGCCTGCTTaaaatatagtgtgtgtgtgcctttAAATGCCAGTGACATGGAGTATGTTACCATGGCAACAGGTAAAcacaactgtgtgtgtgtttcgctTGTCTGCTTAGCAGGCAGGATCGCCGTGCGCCTCGCTCTCCCGGGGTTCTTTGCGTTTGGATGATATAAACgcgtatattttattttttaattgatgtcTTTAAAGTTGGGAGGATGGGGCAGAGCAAGAGACAAGATGGTTTTCTAACCAGTACCGGCGTCGGACTCGAGTACCAGCCTCCGGTCTCCTTTCCTCCTCCTGGAGTCAGGGTAAGGCATCAACGTATCgcctaaaaatgtatattatacttTTGTAAATTGATATATTTGGGAGGAcgtattctttattattttttattatttatttgttattttgtatataatttggcattattatttctgtaaatattgtcttgatttttttaatataatcaaaatatttaCGCAAAAGCAGCCACTCCCTCCGGAAATTAATTTTAGCCGtattaaaaaactttatttaaaaaaggtaaCAATATTCAATCGACTAATTCCCTTATTTAAATGATCTGGAATTAAATTATCGCAGCTTTACCTTTTTTGGCCGCAGGGTCTACAAAAACCAAAGATATGAGCAAAAACTGCATAATCCTCTGCCACAGAGACCACCATTcatcaaaattaatatttttgattattttttgggTTCCGAAttattcttttcattatttctattaaaaaaaaaaaaatatatatatatatatatatatatatatatggactttatttactattttagtttatagtattaataatttagtatttatattgttttgtttttttccccagtcgACGGCGTCcgaccccctccctcccttcctacaaaaatctaaaaaagtcTCGGCTTTTGATGAAGTTGTCAATGCTTTTGAGACAACCAATGGAGACGCTTATAAGGGGAAGCATCCGCGGGGGGTCCTTTCTCAGCCCAGTTACCCCCTTCCGCCTCCACACTGGACAGTCCATTACAACAAGGAATTTGAAGagaatgtaagttttttttttattagtgacGTATTAGTACGTCTTTCTCCGCAGGTCTGCTGATGACGATGTAAAGGAATGTGAATGTAACCCCCGTTACATTGCCTGTTATCCTTGCCGGTATCTGCCCCCGATTGTGGCGATGACCTCACTGCATTTGATAATCTGTTAActcttatttaattatttctcaaCAGTTTAGAAATCGGCAACTGAAAAGTCCTCGGAATATTCAGAATCGGCAAAGTGAGATGAAGGCTGCGTATCGGGGGGAATCAGGCCTGCCTTCCCTGAGTGAATTTCATGCGGGGCCACAGCCCTTTTCACTGGAGGATCACCACAACAGCGGGCCGTCACAGGTTAGTATGTAACATACGTGTACAGATTTCGAATACAAGGCTATTTGTGCCCCCTCTTTGGGTTGATGGAGCCTATTGAATGTCTAGATGACCACGTGGATGTGAGCTTTGGGTGGGCCATACCAGCCATATGTCCCATTGATAGGGTAGTCCAAGAATTTGGAGCATTGAAGCCAGTTCTGCCCAGTGCATGGGCCCTAAGAGCCCTCTGATCAATGCCATGACCTTTAATCAACACGGTCCCTACAGGCCAACCAAGAAGGTATCATAGAAGCCTTCAGGGTCTTTACAGAGAGGTTCTAGACATGATGGCGTGTTGGGTGTTATTGTAGATTCCCCTATGGATACATACGTGGCCCTTATGGATATATACGTGGCCCCTTTGGATTTTTAGCCCGACCCCGGTTTTTAAAACTTACCAGACTTTGTATAATATGGTTCTTCTCGCTGAAACCAACCAaatctttcttctttttatgaACAGTCCATTGTGGCGAGTACGGAAAACAGGGCACTTTCTGGAAAACCCTACTATATAAGAGACAAAGGTGTCCTCGCTCTGAATGACATCTACGCTTCCACCACGACTCGGGACTTCAGGGCATTTACAGCGTAAGCTCAACTTTTGTCTCTAGCCCCAGATTTAAAGACCCGATGTGGTGCCTTCATACCCTGAGGTTGGTTCTTCATGGTTAATGGATCATTAAACGTTTTCTTACGTTACAGGAAGGAATTGGGCAGCTACCCCAAGAAGGACGTCCTGACGTATTGGGAGGCTGAGAATTACCCCAAGGCCTGGGGACACGGCTTAAAAGAGAACCCTCTCCGTAGGGATGCTAAGCCAACTCTTCGTCCACCACCACCGATGCAAGATACCTCGCGGTTTCCCAATGTTACCAAAGTACCCAGAATACCACCAGCCGCCAAACCCGTCCCGAACCGCGGACTCAAAACCTTAGCGCAGGAGAGCTACAACTGGCCCATGGAGGCCAAGAAATGCGACCACGTCTACAGCTCTATGGAGCGGCCCTGGAACGTACCTCGTCAGGGAGCAGCCAATATGATAATGTCCGTGCCCAAAATGTACAAAACCGAGTATAAAACCTACGGAAGTGGCCAGTTGGTCATCGTGTGAGGTCGTCCGAAGGCACAACAAAAGGGCCGCAGCGTGAATTActtaattttatcatttaaatccccaatgaaaacattttgctGTGGTCTTCTAATTACCCCAAACCAATTAACCCCCCACCCACTCAACCGCACACAGAAACGAGGtgtctttttaataatttactcaGCAAGTTGATGATGTCCACGCAAAATGAACCCCTTCGCTCggatctgtgtataaatagacaatctgaagtaaaaaaaaaaaaaaaaaaaaaagtgaaatgattccgcttattgtttattttattattgtttctgATTTACGTTTAGCATTTAGCTCCAGATCGATCGCTCTCCTCTTGCCTCCCCCTTGGAGCTCTCGTGCTTCTTATAGGTGACAGGAGGGGGCGTGGCTTGGTGTGGAGAAGGCAAGGCTAACTCATGATAGTCtcaaaatgggcggggagtgggtgtGACCCAGATGCTGCTCTGTCATCAGGGTGCTATATACATGTAGGTATgtaggtaacacacaaaaaaaaaccttaatttaGGGAGAattgggttttttgttgttggacaCAAACAGCTTTCTTCTAAATTgagaaccaatcagcaacttaaccaGATGCGAGTAACAActtactggggaggaataatcatccgGATCCCAGGAACTGGAAGTTCAGATGGCTGATCCCGTCGTTTGCATA
This window of the Spea bombifrons isolate aSpeBom1 chromosome 12, aSpeBom1.2.pri, whole genome shotgun sequence genome carries:
- the LOC128470312 gene encoding uncharacterized protein LOC128470312; translated protein: MGQSKRQDGFLTSTGVGLEYQPPVSFPPPGVRSTASDPLPPFLQKSKKVSAFDEVVNAFETTNGDAYKGKHPRGVLSQPSYPLPPPHWTVHYNKEFEENFRNRQLKSPRNIQNRQSEMKAAYRGESGLPSLSEFHAGPQPFSLEDHHNSGPSQSIVASTENRALSGKPYYIRDKGVLALNDIYASTTTRDFRAFTAKELGSYPKKDVLTYWEAENYPKAWGHGLKENPLRRDAKPTLRPPPPMQDTSRFPNVTKVPRIPPAAKPVPNRGLKTLAQESYNWPMEAKKCDHVYSSMERPWNVPRQGAANMIMSVPKMYKTEYKTYGSGQLVIV